One Persicobacter psychrovividus DNA window includes the following coding sequences:
- a CDS encoding LptF/LptG family permease, with translation MLKILDRYILKKFLTSYVFVVLVLVSVICILDMTEKNDKFLKNHLPVSEILSYYGDFALYMGNFITPLMVFITTVFVTSKLASHTEIIATLSSGVTFKRFMVPYFIGAGLLASISFVANGWVIPNSNKSRLEFERAYLERQYYFDDQHVHIKLSPDSYLYLKSYNNHSNTGYRVSLETIEGNELKEKLTARRMKWNQEKKAWTLFNWQLRKIDGMSEVVTKGNELDSAFNLKPKYFENQEKEYEALTLPELDAAIADLQSRGTDTWKQYQIEKLVRYTAPFAILILTFIGITVSAKKARGGTGLQVAIGFVLAFVYIIFFMFGRTLAEKGAMEPLLAVWIPNIVFSVIGIFLYRSVPK, from the coding sequence ATGCTGAAAATTCTTGACCGCTATATTCTCAAAAAGTTCCTCACGTCTTATGTTTTCGTCGTGTTGGTGCTCGTGTCGGTGATCTGTATCCTCGATATGACAGAGAAGAACGATAAATTCCTTAAAAACCACCTCCCGGTAAGTGAGATCCTCTCTTATTACGGCGATTTTGCCCTTTATATGGGGAATTTTATTACCCCACTGATGGTCTTTATTACCACCGTGTTTGTGACCTCAAAATTGGCAAGCCATACCGAAATTATTGCCACCCTAAGTAGTGGTGTAACTTTCAAGCGGTTTATGGTGCCCTATTTTATTGGTGCGGGTTTATTGGCGAGTATCAGTTTTGTTGCGAATGGGTGGGTGATCCCGAATTCCAACAAGAGTCGTTTGGAGTTCGAGCGTGCGTACCTTGAGCGTCAGTATTATTTTGATGATCAGCATGTGCATATCAAGCTGTCACCGGATTCTTACCTCTATCTCAAATCGTATAACAACCATTCCAATACTGGTTACCGAGTCAGTTTAGAAACGATCGAGGGCAATGAGCTCAAAGAAAAGCTGACGGCCCGCCGGATGAAATGGAATCAGGAAAAGAAGGCCTGGACTTTGTTCAACTGGCAATTGCGAAAAATTGATGGCATGAGTGAGGTGGTCACCAAGGGGAATGAGCTCGATTCCGCCTTTAACCTCAAACCCAAGTATTTTGAGAATCAGGAAAAGGAGTATGAGGCCCTGACACTTCCCGAGCTGGACGCCGCCATCGCCGATTTGCAATCCCGGGGGACCGATACCTGGAAGCAGTATCAGATTGAAAAGCTGGTCAGGTACACTGCACCATTTGCAATTCTTATCCTGACCTTTATAGGCATTACCGTCTCTGCCAAAAAAGCCCGAGGGGGAACAGGTTTGCAGGTGGCCATCGGATTTGTACTTGCTTTTGTTTACATCATTTTCTTCATGTTTGGCAGAACCCTTGCCGAGAAAGGAGCAATGGAGCCACTGCTGGCCGTTTGGATACCCAACATTGTTTTCTCCGTCATCGGGATCTTCCTTTACCGTTCGGTGCCTAAATAA
- a CDS encoding DMT family transporter, which produces MEHSNIKDYLLLHFIVFVWGFTAVLGKLITLPAVEIVFYRTLVASVTMLALLYYRKQLTPLLKREKLKLLGAGFLIGFHWILFFASSEVSTASVTLAGVSTCAFWTSLLDPLVNKRKVAWFEVGLGLIVLAGLYVIFSFEFNHFWGLIMAVGAAIAASFFTIFNGQFVGKHNASVITFYEMVGACVFTVLFFPFYALFFAEGGQLHLIGTPMDAVWLLILSLVCTVYAYTISVKVMRTVTPFMMNLTVNMEPIYGIALAVVILGDEEKMSPQFYLGTAMILFSVVCYPLIKSIRKRKEKRKAKKAVEVTLNS; this is translated from the coding sequence ATGGAACACTCCAACATCAAAGATTATCTATTGCTCCACTTCATTGTATTTGTGTGGGGCTTTACGGCTGTTTTAGGGAAACTGATTACCCTTCCAGCGGTTGAAATTGTATTTTACAGAACACTGGTAGCCTCGGTAACCATGTTGGCACTGCTTTACTATCGGAAACAACTCACGCCCCTGCTGAAGCGGGAAAAGTTAAAGCTTTTAGGGGCGGGCTTTCTGATCGGTTTCCACTGGATATTGTTTTTTGCCTCTTCGGAAGTTTCCACGGCATCCGTAACATTGGCGGGGGTTTCTACCTGCGCCTTCTGGACAAGCTTATTGGATCCCCTGGTCAATAAACGGAAAGTCGCCTGGTTTGAAGTAGGCCTTGGGCTGATCGTTTTGGCAGGTTTATATGTGATCTTCAGCTTCGAGTTCAATCATTTCTGGGGGCTGATCATGGCCGTTGGTGCTGCAATTGCCGCTTCCTTCTTTACCATCTTCAATGGGCAGTTTGTCGGAAAGCATAACGCATCGGTCATTACCTTTTATGAGATGGTCGGCGCCTGTGTTTTTACTGTGCTTTTTTTCCCTTTCTATGCGTTGTTTTTTGCGGAAGGCGGGCAGCTGCATTTAATCGGTACACCCATGGATGCCGTCTGGCTCTTGATTCTCTCTTTGGTATGTACCGTGTATGCCTATACCATTTCAGTGAAAGTGATGCGTACCGTTACCCCGTTTATGATGAACCTGACGGTGAATATGGAACCCATTTATGGGATTGCCTTGGCGGTTGTAATTTTGGGAGATGAAGAGAAAATGAGTCCTCAGTTTTACCTTGGAACAGCCATGATTTTGTTTTCGGTGGTGTGTTACCCACTGATCAAGTCAATCAGAAAACGAAAAGAAAAGCGCAAGGCGAAAAAGGCCGTGGAGGTAACCTTAAATTCGTAA